In one window of Mesorhizobium sp. B2-1-1 DNA:
- a CDS encoding DUF1236 domain-containing protein yields MRTDLTTVVAGFLLLAGIGAAAAQDVVIQPQDETVIQEYVKKQPLASVKIPGVELNVGTALPDTVELHEIPNVKYRYVVVDNHTVVVDPGTRKIVKIIQ; encoded by the coding sequence ATGAGAACCGATCTTACAACCGTCGTAGCGGGATTCCTGCTGCTTGCCGGCATCGGTGCCGCCGCCGCACAGGATGTGGTCATTCAGCCGCAGGACGAAACCGTCATACAAGAATACGTAAAGAAACAGCCTCTGGCCTCAGTCAAGATTCCCGGCGTCGAGCTCAACGTCGGGACCGCCCTGCCCGACACGGTCGAGCTTCATGAAATTCCCAACGTCAAATATCGCTACGTCGTCGTGGACAATCACACCGTCGTCGTGGATCCCGGCACACGCAAGATCGTAAAGATTATCCAGTGA
- a CDS encoding NUDIX domain-containing protein: MEDRIRIRSEEILSDDWAILKKTVLDYRRRDGQWETQIRQTYDRGDGAVILPYDPQRSTVLLVRQFRYPAYVTGHREPLVEACAGLLDENDPETCIRKEAEEELGYRLNHVERLFSPYMSPGSVTERLWFFTALYSPADRISAGGGAADEGEDIEVLEMPLDEALAGIADGRIIDAKTIILIQHLKLHPIAV; the protein is encoded by the coding sequence ATGGAAGATCGTATCCGCATCCGTTCTGAAGAAATCCTATCCGACGACTGGGCGATTCTGAAGAAGACCGTCCTCGACTACCGTCGCCGCGACGGACAATGGGAGACACAAATCCGCCAGACTTACGATCGCGGCGATGGCGCGGTGATCCTGCCCTATGATCCCCAGCGTTCAACCGTGCTCCTGGTGCGCCAGTTCCGCTATCCCGCCTATGTCACCGGCCACCGCGAACCGCTGGTCGAGGCCTGCGCGGGACTGCTCGACGAAAACGATCCGGAGACCTGCATCCGCAAGGAGGCGGAGGAAGAGCTCGGCTATCGGCTGAACCATGTGGAGCGGCTGTTTTCGCCCTATATGAGCCCGGGCAGCGTCACCGAGCGGCTCTGGTTCTTCACCGCCCTCTATTCGCCCGCCGACCGCATTTCGGCCGGTGGCGGCGCAGCGGACGAAGGCGAGGACATCGAGGTGCTGGAAATGCCGCTCGACGAGGCTCTGGCCGGCATTGCCGATGGCCGCATCATCGACGCCAAGACCATCATCCTGATCCAGCATCTGAAGCTCCATCCGATCGCTGTTTGA
- a CDS encoding NADH:flavin oxidoreductase/NADH oxidase — MTTSLFQPITLDGLSFPNRIAVAPMCQYSAEDGSASDWHLHHWMNLAMSGAGMVTVEMTDVERRGRISHGCLGLYSEDNEAAARRALDAARRVAAPGTKFGTQLAHAGRKASNRKPWEGGGPLQPNEDPWQTVSASAIAYDTGWNVPRALEEEEILQLIERFAEAARRAERAGFDFIELHAAHGYLIFQFLSPLSNQRTDRWGGSLENRMRLVVEIAKAVKKAAPNLMLGARLSVKDWVDGGFDVEDAIEVAKALKAEGVAYLCCSSGGNSPLQKLPSGPGYQVHLAEAVRRGAGIPTRAVGLIDDPKQAEAIIAEGRADMVALARAFLADPRWGWRAAATFSETIHPAPQLARSVTTMQHWMKAAG; from the coding sequence ATGACCACATCGCTTTTCCAGCCGATCACGCTCGATGGCTTGAGCTTTCCCAACCGCATCGCCGTCGCGCCGATGTGCCAGTATTCGGCCGAGGACGGCTCGGCGAGCGACTGGCATCTCCACCACTGGATGAACCTGGCAATGTCCGGCGCCGGCATGGTCACGGTCGAGATGACCGATGTCGAGCGGCGTGGCCGCATCAGCCATGGCTGCCTCGGCCTCTATTCCGAAGACAATGAAGCCGCTGCGCGCCGCGCCCTGGACGCAGCAAGGCGCGTGGCCGCACCCGGCACCAAATTCGGCACTCAGCTTGCCCATGCCGGCCGCAAGGCCTCGAACCGCAAGCCTTGGGAGGGGGGCGGACCGCTGCAGCCGAACGAGGATCCTTGGCAGACCGTCTCGGCCTCGGCAATCGCCTACGATACCGGCTGGAACGTGCCGCGAGCGCTGGAGGAAGAGGAGATCCTCCAGCTCATCGAGCGGTTCGCCGAGGCGGCGAGGCGGGCCGAACGCGCGGGCTTCGACTTCATCGAGCTGCACGCGGCGCACGGCTATCTGATCTTCCAGTTCCTGTCGCCGCTCTCCAACCAACGCACGGACCGCTGGGGCGGCTCGCTGGAAAACCGCATGCGTCTTGTCGTCGAGATCGCCAAGGCGGTAAAAAAGGCAGCGCCAAACCTGATGCTGGGCGCCCGGCTGTCGGTCAAGGATTGGGTCGATGGCGGTTTCGACGTCGAGGATGCGATCGAAGTGGCGAAAGCGCTGAAGGCCGAAGGCGTCGCTTATCTCTGTTGCTCGAGCGGCGGCAATTCGCCCTTGCAGAAACTGCCCTCCGGCCCCGGCTATCAGGTGCATCTGGCGGAAGCCGTGCGCAGGGGCGCCGGCATCCCTACCCGCGCGGTCGGTCTGATCGACGATCCCAAGCAGGCAGAGGCGATCATCGCCGAAGGCCGCGCCGACATGGTTGCGCTGGCGCGCGCCTTCCTCGCCGACCCGCGCTGGGGGTGGCGAGCGGCCGCCACGTTCAGCGAGACGATCCATCCCGCGCCGCAGCTCGCGCGCTCGGTGACGACGATGCAGCACTGGATGAAGGCGGCGGGCTGA
- a CDS encoding DUF982 domain-containing protein, giving the protein MMDNKPFETPVVVELGHVGKYRHIRSTQEAAECLMTVWPLNRGPRHRDALDTCLKVLEGYRSTADARRALIEAARESEVLVPDDKLSDDRLH; this is encoded by the coding sequence ATGATGGACAACAAGCCTTTTGAAACACCGGTCGTGGTCGAACTCGGCCATGTCGGCAAATATCGCCACATCCGCAGTACCCAAGAGGCGGCGGAGTGCCTGATGACGGTTTGGCCGCTCAATCGCGGCCCCCGTCATCGTGATGCTCTCGACACTTGCCTCAAAGTGCTGGAAGGTTATCGTTCGACAGCGGATGCGCGCCGGGCCCTTATCGAAGCCGCCAGGGAATCGGAAGTGCTGGTGCCAGACGACAAGCTGTCCGACGACCGCCTGCATTGA
- a CDS encoding DUF2188 domain-containing protein: protein MAKLTYKIVEHDGGWAYKVGATFSETFPTHQDALRAAEIASAEQQVAGSTDGIQYEDADGKWHEELADGRDRPQTEVSD, encoded by the coding sequence ATGGCGAAGCTGACTTACAAGATAGTCGAGCATGACGGCGGCTGGGCCTACAAGGTCGGAGCGACCTTCTCGGAGACGTTTCCCACGCATCAGGACGCGTTGCGGGCCGCCGAGATCGCTTCAGCCGAGCAGCAGGTCGCGGGGTCGACGGACGGCATCCAGTACGAGGATGCCGACGGCAAATGGCATGAGGAACTGGCTGATGGACGCGACCGGCCGCAGACCGAGGTTTCCGACTGA
- the wrbA gene encoding NAD(P)H:quinone oxidoreductase type IV → MAKVLVLYYSSWGHMEQMAKAAAEGAREAGAEVTIKRVAELVPEAVAKAAHYKLDQEAAIASPLELSDYDAIIVGASTRYGMMCAQLKNFFDQTGPLWVKGALINKIGSVMSSTATQHGGAELALISTQAMLQHHGMIIVPLSYAYQAQMGNDVVRGGAPYGMTTTSDSDGSRQPSAQELEGAKFQGGRVAEIAAKLHG, encoded by the coding sequence ATGGCCAAAGTACTTGTTCTCTACTATTCGAGCTGGGGTCACATGGAGCAGATGGCCAAGGCCGCAGCCGAAGGCGCTCGCGAAGCCGGTGCCGAGGTGACCATCAAGCGCGTCGCCGAACTCGTGCCCGAAGCGGTCGCCAAGGCCGCCCACTACAAGCTCGACCAGGAAGCGGCGATCGCCAGCCCGCTGGAACTGAGCGACTATGACGCGATCATCGTCGGCGCCTCGACGCGTTACGGAATGATGTGCGCGCAACTGAAGAACTTCTTCGACCAGACCGGCCCGCTATGGGTCAAGGGCGCGCTGATCAACAAGATCGGCTCGGTGATGTCTTCGACCGCGACCCAGCACGGCGGCGCGGAACTGGCGCTGATCAGCACCCAGGCCATGCTTCAGCACCACGGCATGATCATCGTTCCCCTGTCCTATGCCTATCAGGCTCAGATGGGCAACGATGTCGTGCGTGGGGGAGCGCCCTACGGCATGACCACCACAAGCGACAGCGACGGTTCGCGCCAGCCTTCGGCGCAGGAACTCGAAGGCGCGAAGTTCCAGGGCGGGCGCGTCGCCGAAATCGCCGCGAAGCTGCACGGCTGA
- a CDS encoding competence/damage-inducible protein A, with the protein MPEIVTAAMLVIGDEILSGRTKDRNIGHLADIMTAIGIDLKEVRIVPDEEDEIVAAVNAVRARYTYVFTTGGIGPTHDDITADSIAKAFGVPCEYDAKAYALLEASYAARGIEYTEARKRMARMPRGADHIDNPVSVAPGFRIGNVHVMAGVPSIFQAMLDNVVPTLKAGTKMLSAAVHCPFGEGLVGGPLGEIQKAHPDTIIGSYPKYGDGKFWTELVVRARSQQALDAARADVEAMVAGFASSAS; encoded by the coding sequence ATGCCCGAAATCGTTACCGCCGCCATGCTCGTCATCGGCGATGAGATCCTGTCCGGCCGCACCAAGGACAGGAATATCGGCCATCTGGCTGACATCATGACGGCCATCGGCATCGACCTGAAGGAGGTGCGCATCGTTCCCGATGAGGAAGACGAGATTGTCGCCGCGGTAAATGCGGTGCGGGCTCGCTATACCTATGTGTTCACAACCGGCGGCATCGGCCCGACCCATGACGACATCACAGCCGATTCGATTGCCAAGGCCTTCGGCGTGCCGTGCGAATACGATGCCAAGGCCTATGCCCTGCTGGAAGCAAGCTATGCCGCTCGCGGCATCGAATACACCGAGGCCCGCAAGCGCATGGCCCGAATGCCGCGCGGCGCCGACCATATCGACAATCCGGTGTCGGTCGCGCCCGGATTCCGCATCGGAAATGTCCACGTGATGGCGGGCGTGCCCTCGATCTTCCAGGCCATGCTCGACAATGTCGTGCCGACGCTGAAAGCCGGCACGAAAATGCTGTCGGCAGCGGTGCATTGCCCGTTCGGCGAAGGTCTCGTCGGCGGGCCGCTGGGCGAGATCCAGAAAGCGCATCCGGACACGATCATCGGCTCCTATCCGAAATACGGCGACGGCAAGTTCTGGACCGAACTGGTGGTCCGTGCCCGCAGCCAGCAGGCCCTGGACGCTGCGCGCGCCGATGTCGAGGCGATGGTGGCCGGCTTTGCCAGCAGCGCGAGCTGA
- a CDS encoding universal stress protein — protein sequence MRFKTIVAILQNEQDAERVLDFAIPLAGRFQSHLIGIHAEALPVPYTSATGFPDTEFLQVSADMNRERAEKLRAAFLRHIENSGLSFEWHSLESFSGDSALTGISSVRAADLIIAAQRETGGDASADVDTLVYDAGRPVLVVPHLGPLITTFKRVLLAWNGSKEAARAAFDALPFIIEADKTDILVIDPPDTLDERPEAAGAEIASALSRHGASVSVSVQRSGGTSVDEVIQTRIAETGADLLVLGAYSHSWLRQLLFGGVTRSVLRTAPVAAFLSR from the coding sequence ATGCGCTTCAAGACCATCGTCGCCATTCTGCAGAACGAGCAGGACGCGGAGCGCGTGCTCGACTTCGCCATTCCGCTTGCCGGCCGCTTCCAGAGCCATCTGATCGGCATCCACGCCGAAGCGCTTCCGGTGCCCTACACGTCGGCCACCGGCTTTCCCGACACCGAGTTCCTGCAGGTTTCGGCCGACATGAACCGCGAACGGGCCGAAAAGCTGCGGGCCGCGTTTCTCAGGCATATCGAGAATTCCGGCCTGTCCTTCGAATGGCACAGCCTGGAGAGTTTTTCCGGCGACAGCGCCCTGACCGGCATTTCAAGCGTGCGTGCCGCCGACCTGATCATCGCCGCGCAGCGCGAGACGGGCGGCGATGCGAGCGCCGACGTCGACACACTGGTCTACGACGCCGGACGGCCGGTGCTGGTAGTGCCGCACCTGGGTCCACTGATCACCACCTTCAAGCGTGTGCTGCTTGCCTGGAACGGCAGCAAGGAGGCCGCACGCGCCGCCTTCGATGCGCTGCCCTTCATCATCGAGGCCGACAAAACCGACATTCTGGTCATCGATCCGCCGGACACGCTCGATGAACGCCCCGAGGCCGCCGGAGCGGAAATCGCTTCCGCCTTGTCGCGTCATGGCGCCAGCGTGAGTGTCTCGGTGCAGAGATCGGGCGGCACCTCGGTCGACGAGGTGATCCAGACCAGGATCGCGGAGACCGGCGCCGATTTGCTGGTGCTTGGCGCCTACAGCCACTCGTGGCTGCGCCAGCTCCTGTTCGGCGGAGTGACGCGCTCCGTGCTGCGCACCGCGCCGGTGGCGGCTTTCCTGTCGCGGTAA
- the gpt gene encoding xanthine phosphoribosyltransferase — MSLPEKAFPVSWDQFHRDARALAWRLAGTNKAQWKAIVCITRGGLVPAAIISRELGIRVIETVCVASYHDYSSQGQLQVLKEVTPALLADDGAGVLIIDDLTDTGKTAGIVRAMMPKAHFATVYAKPKGRPLVDTFVTEVSQDTWIYFPWDMGFTYQKPIADDHAG, encoded by the coding sequence ATGTCCCTTCCCGAAAAAGCCTTTCCCGTCTCCTGGGACCAGTTCCACCGCGATGCGCGCGCGCTCGCCTGGCGGCTTGCCGGCACCAACAAGGCGCAATGGAAAGCGATCGTCTGCATCACGCGCGGCGGCCTCGTGCCGGCGGCGATCATCTCGCGGGAGCTTGGCATACGCGTTATCGAGACGGTCTGCGTCGCCTCCTATCATGACTACAGCAGCCAGGGTCAGCTGCAGGTGCTGAAGGAGGTCACGCCGGCCCTGCTTGCCGACGACGGCGCGGGCGTGCTGATTATCGACGACCTGACCGACACCGGCAAGACGGCTGGCATCGTGCGCGCCATGATGCCGAAGGCGCATTTCGCCACCGTCTACGCCAAACCGAAGGGGCGGCCGCTGGTCGATACTTTCGTCACCGAGGTCAGTCAGGATACCTGGATCTATTTTCCCTGGGACATGGGCTTCACCTACCAGAAGCCGATCGCCGACGATCACGCCGGCTGA
- a CDS encoding NUDIX hydrolase, which translates to MLTRPTTHNHLAERVRRLFGTAPCRLQVAALPWRETGNSVEIMLITSRDTGRWVLPKGWPEAREPLCEAAAREAVEEAGLRGTISHLEAGRYFYAKALASGEEVPCEVLVFPLHVDKVADHWKEKRSRTRKWVSSSEAVRMVNEPDLCQIIAYFCADPRRFA; encoded by the coding sequence ATGCTGACGAGGCCAACGACGCACAACCATCTGGCCGAAAGGGTCCGGCGACTCTTCGGCACCGCGCCGTGCCGTCTGCAGGTAGCCGCCCTGCCCTGGCGCGAAACCGGAAACAGCGTCGAGATCATGCTGATTACCAGCCGCGATACCGGCCGCTGGGTGCTTCCGAAGGGCTGGCCTGAAGCCAGGGAGCCGCTTTGCGAAGCCGCGGCGCGCGAGGCTGTCGAGGAAGCCGGACTGCGCGGGACGATCTCGCATCTCGAGGCCGGCCGCTACTTCTACGCCAAGGCCCTGGCCTCCGGCGAGGAAGTGCCATGCGAGGTATTGGTGTTCCCGCTGCATGTCGACAAGGTCGCCGACCATTGGAAGGAAAAACGCTCCCGCACCCGCAAATGGGTCAGTTCGAGCGAAGCGGTGCGCATGGTCAACGAACCGGATCTTTGCCAGATCATCGCCTATTTCTGCGCCGACCCGCGTCGGTTTGCCTGA
- a CDS encoding PilZ domain-containing protein translates to MTNPANPNPERSDEHKREHRQRVLKGGTIITGISNSEVGCTLRNQNEGGAELKVPPEATIPDHFLLYVPVDGIGYRCEVRWRRNGRIGVHFTGTEPKPRTHYG, encoded by the coding sequence ATGACAAATCCCGCAAATCCCAATCCAGAGAGATCCGACGAGCACAAGCGCGAGCATCGCCAGCGCGTGCTCAAGGGCGGCACGATCATCACGGGCATCTCGAATTCGGAAGTTGGCTGCACGCTGCGCAATCAAAATGAAGGTGGCGCCGAACTCAAGGTTCCGCCCGAAGCAACGATTCCGGATCATTTCCTTCTCTATGTGCCCGTCGACGGCATCGGCTATCGATGCGAGGTCCGCTGGCGCCGCAACGGCCGGATCGGGGTGCACTTCACCGGAACCGAGCCGAAGCCCAGGACGCATTACGGCTGA
- a CDS encoding vitamin B12-dependent ribonucleotide reductase, whose amino-acid sequence MRIERRFTRQGQSAYAEIEFRKALSEIKNPDGSVVFRLDNIDVPAQFSQVAADILAQKYFRKAGVPARLKKVEENDVPSFLWRSVADEAELAKLPEAERYGSEIDARQVFDRLAGTWTYWGWKGGYFKSEEDARAFRDELAYMLATQRVAPNSPQWFNTGLHWAYGIDGPSQGHFYVDPFTGKLTKSKSSYEHPQPHACFIQGVQDDLVNEGGIMDLWVREARLFKYGSGTGSNFSLLRGEGEKLSGGGRSSGLMSFLKIGDRAAGAIKSGGTTRRAAKMVIVDADHPDIEEFIDWKVNEEQKVASLVTGSKIVKKHLEAIMKACVNCEGHDDDCFDPAVNTALKREIKAAKKDAVPENYIYRVIQFAKQGYISMSFKTYDTDWDSDAYLTVSGQNSNNSVSLKDNFLRAVEDDADWHLTARKDGKVLKTLKARDLWEKIGYAAWASADPGLHFNTTMNDWHTCASAGAIRASNPCSEYMFLDDTACNLASINLLPYRNADGTIDIAAYEHTVRLWTIVLEISVMMAQFPSKEIAKLSYDYRTLGLGYANIGGLLMTSGIPYDSDEGRAICAALTAVMTGTAYATSAEMASELGAFPDYDRNAQNMLRVMRNHRRAAYGDKDGYEKLAVNPVPLVASDLKQQELATHAKAAWDRAIELGEEHGYRNAQATVIAPTGTIGLVMDCDTTGIEPDFALVKFKKLAGGGYFKIINRAVPEALRTLGYSESQIAEIEAYAVGHGNLNQAPGINPGSLKAKGFTDDKIAALNAALKSAFDIKFVFNQWTLGADWVKETFGFTDEQLNDFSFEMLPALGFSRKDIEAANIHVCGAMTLEGAPFLKAEHLPVFDCASPCGKIGKRSLSINSHIQMMAAAQPFISGAISKTINMPNDATVEDAKNAYMLSWKLALKANALYRDGSKLSQPLNASLLADGEEDEDEAIEQLVAAPAAQRAVQVTEKIVERVVERLYRDREKLPNRRKGYTQKAVVGGHKVYLRTGEFDDGRLGEIFIDMHKEGAAFRAMMNNFAIAISLGLQYGVPLEEFVEAFTFTKFEPAGMVQGNDAIKNATSILDYVFRELAVSYLNRHDLAHVDQSDFDKTALGRGITEGKATPFSKGLYRGASPVKLVSGAEPKGFGGSGPATAPARVAPTAFSGSNVLALKPASDEAIAYKRDYEERARELVEDIAEEEAEASGAEGLFSNAAAHEAAEAKALAATRRQQSLMQGYTGNECSECHNFTMVRNGTCEKCDTCGSTSGCS is encoded by the coding sequence ATGCGCATCGAGCGTCGTTTCACCAGACAGGGACAATCGGCTTACGCGGAGATCGAATTCCGCAAGGCGCTCTCCGAGATCAAGAATCCGGATGGCTCGGTGGTGTTCCGCTTGGACAATATCGACGTGCCGGCGCAATTCTCCCAGGTCGCCGCCGACATCCTGGCGCAGAAATATTTCCGCAAGGCCGGCGTCCCCGCGCGGCTGAAGAAGGTCGAGGAGAACGATGTTCCCTCCTTCCTGTGGCGCTCAGTCGCCGACGAGGCCGAACTTGCCAAGTTGCCGGAAGCCGAGCGCTACGGGTCCGAGATCGACGCCCGCCAGGTCTTCGACCGGTTGGCCGGCACCTGGACCTATTGGGGCTGGAAGGGCGGCTATTTCAAGTCGGAGGAAGACGCGCGCGCCTTCCGCGACGAGCTTGCCTATATGCTGGCCACCCAGCGCGTGGCGCCGAACTCGCCGCAATGGTTCAACACCGGCCTGCACTGGGCCTATGGCATAGACGGCCCGAGCCAGGGCCACTTCTATGTCGACCCGTTCACCGGCAAGCTGACGAAGTCGAAATCCTCCTACGAGCACCCGCAGCCGCATGCCTGCTTCATCCAGGGCGTGCAGGACGACCTCGTCAATGAGGGCGGCATCATGGATCTGTGGGTGCGCGAGGCGCGCCTGTTCAAATACGGCTCGGGCACCGGCTCCAATTTCTCGCTGCTGCGCGGCGAGGGCGAAAAGCTGTCCGGCGGCGGCCGTTCGTCCGGCCTGATGAGCTTCCTCAAGATCGGCGACCGCGCCGCGGGCGCCATCAAGTCGGGCGGCACGACGCGCCGCGCCGCCAAGATGGTCATCGTCGACGCCGATCACCCCGACATCGAGGAATTCATCGACTGGAAGGTCAATGAAGAGCAGAAGGTCGCCTCGCTGGTGACCGGCTCCAAGATCGTCAAGAAGCATCTCGAAGCGATCATGAAGGCCTGCGTCAACTGCGAAGGCCATGACGACGACTGCTTCGACCCCGCCGTCAACACCGCACTGAAGCGCGAGATCAAGGCGGCCAAAAAGGACGCGGTGCCGGAGAACTATATCTACCGCGTCATCCAGTTCGCCAAGCAGGGCTACATCTCGATGTCGTTCAAGACCTACGACACCGACTGGGATTCCGACGCCTACCTCACCGTGTCGGGCCAGAACTCCAACAATTCGGTGTCGCTGAAGGACAATTTCCTGCGCGCCGTCGAGGATGATGCCGACTGGCATCTCACCGCCCGCAAGGACGGCAAGGTGCTGAAGACGCTGAAGGCCAGGGATCTCTGGGAAAAGATCGGCTACGCCGCTTGGGCATCCGCCGATCCGGGCCTGCACTTCAACACGACGATGAACGACTGGCACACCTGCGCATCCGCCGGTGCGATCCGGGCATCCAACCCGTGCTCGGAATACATGTTCCTCGACGACACGGCCTGCAATCTCGCCTCGATCAATCTGCTCCCCTACCGCAATGCCGACGGCACGATCGACATCGCTGCCTATGAGCATACGGTGCGGCTATGGACCATCGTGCTGGAAATCTCGGTCATGATGGCGCAGTTCCCGTCGAAGGAGATCGCCAAGCTCTCCTACGACTACCGCACGCTGGGCCTCGGCTATGCCAATATTGGCGGCCTGTTGATGACCTCGGGCATTCCCTACGATTCCGATGAGGGCCGCGCCATCTGCGCCGCGCTCACCGCCGTCATGACCGGCACCGCCTACGCCACCTCGGCGGAGATGGCGTCCGAGCTCGGCGCCTTCCCCGATTACGACCGCAATGCGCAGAACATGCTGCGCGTCATGCGCAATCATCGCCGCGCCGCCTATGGCGACAAGGACGGCTACGAGAAGCTGGCCGTCAACCCGGTGCCGCTGGTCGCTTCCGACCTCAAGCAGCAGGAGTTGGCGACGCACGCCAAGGCTGCTTGGGACCGCGCCATCGAACTCGGCGAGGAGCACGGCTATCGCAACGCGCAGGCGACCGTCATCGCGCCGACCGGCACGATCGGGCTGGTCATGGATTGCGACACAACAGGCATCGAACCCGACTTCGCGCTGGTGAAGTTCAAGAAGCTCGCCGGCGGCGGCTATTTCAAGATCATCAACCGCGCCGTGCCGGAAGCGCTGCGCACGCTGGGCTATTCGGAAAGCCAGATCGCCGAGATCGAGGCTTACGCCGTCGGCCATGGCAATCTCAACCAGGCGCCCGGCATCAACCCCGGCTCGCTCAAGGCCAAGGGCTTCACCGACGACAAGATCGCGGCGCTGAATGCCGCGCTGAAGTCGGCCTTCGACATCAAGTTCGTCTTCAACCAGTGGACGCTGGGCGCCGACTGGGTGAAGGAGACCTTTGGCTTCACCGACGAGCAGCTCAACGACTTCTCGTTCGAGATGCTGCCGGCGCTGGGCTTCTCCAGGAAGGACATCGAAGCCGCCAACATCCATGTCTGCGGTGCGATGACGCTCGAGGGAGCGCCCTTCCTCAAAGCCGAACACCTTCCCGTGTTCGACTGCGCCAGCCCCTGCGGCAAGATCGGCAAGCGCTCGCTGTCGATCAACAGCCACATCCAGATGATGGCGGCGGCACAGCCTTTCATTTCCGGCGCCATTTCCAAGACCATCAACATGCCGAATGACGCCACGGTGGAGGACGCCAAGAACGCCTACATGCTGTCGTGGAAGCTGGCGCTGAAGGCCAACGCGCTCTACCGCGACGGCTCGAAGCTCTCGCAGCCGCTCAATGCCTCGCTGCTCGCCGATGGCGAGGAGGACGAGGACGAGGCGATCGAACAGTTGGTCGCCGCGCCTGCCGCGCAGCGTGCGGTGCAGGTCACCGAAAAGATCGTCGAGCGCGTCGTGGAGCGTCTCTACCGCGACCGCGAAAAACTGCCGAACCGCCGCAAGGGGTATACGCAGAAGGCGGTCGTCGGCGGCCACAAGGTCTACCTGCGCACCGGCGAGTTCGACGACGGGCGTCTCGGCGAGATCTTCATCGACATGCACAAGGAAGGCGCTGCCTTCCGGGCGATGATGAACAATTTTGCCATCGCCATCTCGCTCGGCCTGCAATATGGCGTGCCGCTGGAGGAATTTGTCGAAGCCTTCACCTTCACCAAGTTCGAGCCGGCCGGCATGGTGCAGGGCAATGACGCGATCAAGAACGCGACGTCGATCCTCGACTACGTGTTCCGCGAACTTGCGGTCTCTTATCTCAACCGCCACGACCTCGCCCATGTCGACCAGTCGGATTTTGACAAGACGGCACTTGGCCGCGGCATCACCGAAGGCAAGGCCACGCCGTTCTCCAAGGGCCTTTATCGCGGTGCCTCGCCGGTCAAGCTGGTGTCGGGCGCCGAGCCTAAGGGATTTGGCGGGTCTGGCCCGGCCACGGCCCCTGCCCGCGTGGCGCCGACGGCCTTCTCTGGCTCCAACGTGCTGGCGCTGAAGCCGGCGAGCGACGAGGCCATCGCCTACAAGCGCGACTATGAGGAACGCGCCAGGGAACTGGTCGAGGACATCGCCGAGGAGGAAGCCGAGGCTTCGGGTGCCGAGGGGCTGTTCTCCAACGCCGCCGCGCACGAAGCCGCGGAAGCCAAGGCGCTCGCCGCCACCCGGCGCCAGCAATCGCTGATGCAGGGCTACACCGGCAACGAATGCTCGGAATGCCACAACTTCACCATGGTGCGGAACGGCACCTGCGAGAAGTGCGATACGTGTGGAAGCACGAGCGGGTGCAGCTGA
- a CDS encoding type II toxin-antitoxin system HicA family toxin, with protein MPPRLTVREVIRLLETDGWYLVATKGSHRQYKHKIKAGRVTVAGKSSEEVAPGTLNSILKQSGLKE; from the coding sequence ATGCCGCCTCGGCTTACAGTCCGCGAAGTCATTCGCTTGCTGGAGACCGATGGCTGGTATCTGGTTGCAACCAAGGGCAGCCATCGCCAATATAAGCACAAGATAAAAGCCGGCCGCGTCACCGTGGCCGGCAAGTCGTCTGAAGAGGTTGCACCAGGGACATTGAACAGCATCCTCAAGCAGTCCGGGTTAAAGGAGTGA
- a CDS encoding type II toxin-antitoxin system HicB family antitoxin, giving the protein MRYAVVIEKAGDNFSAYVPDLPGCIATGATVPEVETEIRDAIRFHIEGLRADGLDVPESVSLAEYVEA; this is encoded by the coding sequence ATGCGTTACGCTGTGGTGATTGAAAAAGCAGGAGATAATTTTTCTGCTTATGTGCCGGACCTGCCCGGCTGTATCGCGACCGGCGCGACGGTGCCTGAGGTGGAAACCGAGATTCGCGACGCAATACGCTTTCATATCGAGGGCTTGCGTGCCGATGGGTTGGATGTGCCCGAAAGTGTCAGCCTGGCAGAATATGTAGAGGCATAG